Within Dermatophagoides farinae isolate YC_2012a chromosome 8, ASM2471394v1, whole genome shotgun sequence, the genomic segment TACACCTGGTAGTCGACGTAAAcatcaatttgaatcatcatcaaatcaaatgacacCATATCAACCGGTTATTCGTCATAAAGATGGACAAGATGTCAATGTAcagaatcaatcatttggtgaacattcatcattagcaACGGGTACCATATCAGCTTCAGGTGGTTCACATCAATATTCgcttgatgattttgaattattacGTGTAATTGGTCGTGGTTCATATGCCAAAGTTTTGATGGTCGAATTGAAACGAACGAAAAGAATTTATGCAATGAAAGTtattaaaaaagaattggtcaccgatgatgaagatattGATTGGGTACAGACAGAGAAACATGTATTTGAAACTGCTTCAAATTATCCATTTCTGGTTGGTTTACATTCATGTTTTCAAACACAATCAAGGTATTTGTATATATTTGCGAATATTTGATACTGAATACACTGTTCTTGTTCTTGAATAtagattattttttgtcattgaatttgtaCGTGGTGGTGATCTAATGTTTCatatgcaacaacaacgacgattgCCTGAAGAACATGCCAGATTTTATGCGTCTGAAATAACGTTagcattgaattttcttcatgAACGTGGTATCATTTATCGTGATCTCAAATTGGATAATGTAAGTGAAGAAGATGTGtgatattattatgttgaagaaatttttttttgctttttattTAGGTTCTACTTGATCACGAAGGTCATATTAAATTAACTGATTATGGAATGTGTAAAGAAGGTATACGAAAAGGTGATACAACCGGAACATTTTGTGGTACACCTAATTATATTGCGCCGGAAATACTTCGTGGTGAAGAATATGGTTAGTAATCTAATTATAAACaatcgaaatcaatttttatttttatttgttttttttttgtcatcgaTTCATTAGGCTTTGAACCTGATTGGTGGGCTTTAGGCGTTCTTCTTTATGAAATGTTGGCAGGACGTTCGCCATTCGATATAGTCGGTGCAACAGATAATCCAGATCAGAATACAGAAGATTATCTATTTCAAGTTATccttgaaaaaacaattcgtATTCCACGTTCCATTTCTACCAAAGCTCAATCTGCATTGAAAggatttttgaataaaaatccacAAGAACGTTTAGGTTGCCATCCAGATGACGGAATATCCGATATTCAAACACATCCTTTCTTTAAATCTATTGATTGGGAACTGGTATGTTGTATACTGGCagttgatttcattttctttttgtaaaaaaaaaaaattttaattcattttaatatAGCTTGAAGCAAAACAAGTACAACCACCATATAAACCAAAATTGGAAACAGATCGTGATTTAAAACATTTTGATCGTCAATTTACTGATGAACCAGTTCGACTTACACCGGATGATTTACgtgtgattgaaaaaattgatcaaagtGAATTTGAAGGTTTTGAATATGTTAATCCATTATTAATGTCAATGGAAGATACGGTTTAAGATATATACAcgattatttcatcatcaccaacaaataatttattcgacaaaaaaaaacagccccttttaaaaaaaaaatcaaaaatttctaaTCGTCGTGCCTATATcacaacacatacacatggtttttttccaaaaaaaaaaaatcaatcaattatcatcatatatttaatttatatattttttttaaatcaaattttctaatttgcatcaaatttttttttgttgttgttgtagtaataataaataaaaaaaagatttctaCCATTgctcaaattatcatttaaaaacGGAATTGAACTGTTGATAATaccattatatatatagggTTTGGtcgttgaatgatgattctgtcgtttattttttttatttttttttttttgctgaacgCATTGGTCCTTGagtttctttcatcatcaccaaaacagaaaatcaTCACTATCGTAGTAATCgttgttcttttttcttctttttttttgtcgtaattcacattcacattcaacTTTCATAtcttttatatatttgtgcCTGTAAAAATTgcttgccattttttttattatttatattgttGCACGTGCTAATAGccttgattgtttttgttgtttccgAATATTAGTAATTCGACCACaatattcacacacacacacacacacacacacacacacacacacacacacacacacacacacacacacacacacacagtctGAAAAACAGAGATAGCAAACATGAATatggctatttttttttttttttttttttttttttttttttttttttttttttttttttttttgattgcaacttacacatacacacacattttttgcTACCTGTGTGCATTTGACCATttgattaattcattcattcatacatttaTTATGGTAAATTGTATTGAAATTTATGTTTTAagcaaaacagaaaaaaaataaataaaaaaagtggTTTTACTGGTATTCAAagtggtaatggtggtggtggtgatggtggtagtGATGGTGATAGTTAAAAGTTTGGCTTGTTGaggattttgaatttttttttcttcttcttcttaaaGCAAGTATAAGTCCAgcaatataatcatcaggTATTATTTCAAGTGAGAGTgatatgacaacaacaagtagTCAGCATCAGCTATAGTTAGATAGATAGCCAGCCAAGTCAGCTAAGTTTTTAATCGTAATGGGTTTCCATCTATCCATCCATATGGAATGGATATCCTGTTTAACCACAATAAATTCCAACttccaacttttttttttgttgttgttgctaatcaaaatgataaattgataaatgtCTATgaccatttattcatttggatGGCTGCTGATAATGAATCTTAGATGCAGGTCAACatatgatcaatgatgaatgaatcaaatgattttcttcttctactactactacgGTTCATTTTGGTTATATCTCATTAAATCgataaattgttttgttgttgttgttgttgttgttgttgtttttgtagCACGTTGGTGGTTAAATGAACTTTTTCGAATGTCAAACCAATAATATaaccagaaaagaaaatgctGTAAATcaagactttttttttttttgattcataaaaTCGAACGAAAGAAGAAATTATGACGAAACATGAAGAGTGAGAGATAAAGAGAGAAACAGAACATGTTGTCTGGCTTTTTTAGCttcacaagaaaaaaatttttgttgttgttgttgttgttgttgtattgattattattcatagaaacagaaaaaaaaaccaacaacagtGGTTGCTTGgttgttgctttttttttcttgatggccatgatcatcatcatcgttgccAAATACAatggaaacaacaacaacaaaaacaaaaaaacacatttacCAAATGGCTCCCATtatttatgttgatgatgatgatgatcatcatcattatcattatcattatcattaccatggcatgaaaatttttctttttttttgaaaaaaaaacattctttaagaagaaaaaaaatataaaaaaaactttaaatccttgttgttgttgtttttgttacgAAATGGATTTCGGTGATGGAAGGGgcatttgattgatgtttATGCATGATTGTTGCCTATATACACATTTGTAGTGCAGAAAAAGTAGTTTTGGCCTGATCgtattacttttttttgttttggtttttggcCACACACTTGTTGtacgattgatttttttttcttgtttgattTACCAGAATCATCACTTTTATTGATTGGATTAattttgaaaccaaaaaaaaaaatcttttttacCGCTATGTCATAAACATTATCTATGAATGAACCGCAAATCGAatccttttcttttttttttcttttttttgatggacCTACCTGACCTAATCGgatataacaacaatagaACAATTATTACATAAGATTTTTCGATAACATGTGACACgcaaagtgtgtgtgtgtgtgtgtgtgtgtgtgtgtgtgtgtgtagattgtattttcattgtgaaaaaaaaatgtcatcaacCATCATAGTCTTGTTGTCTcgacatttattatttactCGATACGTCAATGATATATTACAATAGATGGAtacacatttattattataaacctgccatgatgatgatcatcatcatcattatcattatcgttcatttattcattcacaaacTTTATGTTATGGTTTGgtgcattttattttattttttttttatcatcaacatcaacaaatcatttaatgatgTGATAGTGTCGGTAATGgttcgaattgaattgaatgtatgaatgaatgaatgaatagaatttttcatcatcatcatcgtcatcaacatcattaacCAGACAAAAAAACCCGAAGCTTTTCTACTATACGGCTATTCGTGAcacgaccatcatcatcatcatcatcatggttgaATTGTCTAACCTTTGACCTGgaataaaataacaacaacaagactTGTGTCTAATATATGAGATATTACCGATtcttgaataataataataaaaaccacCAGCTAGCTAGTCagccaatgaaaaaaaaccaacaacaacaacaacaacaatctaaaCAGATCGACCCGAACGAATGGAGTGTAGTTTGTTGACCCCTCGCCACTGGATTGACCAACCAGACTTTGTGGCTGGCTGGTTGGCGTTTCCCTCTAGAAGCcaggtttttgtttttttttctctctctctctcttttgattatccattgaaatcaaaaagagAATATCctcattttgataattatcatgtgattaatcaaaaaaaaaaaaaaaaatttcatcaaatgaatttctgGAACTTTAccattcatgtgtgtgtgtgtgtttgtattcaGGATtctatggttttttttctgtttggcGTCTTGCCACAATGGCTGCCTGCTGgttctgtgtgtgtggttttgTAAATATATAGAAGAATCGTATATATAAGATATATGGGCGTAATGATTGAATAACTTCCAACCTATCACCCCTCCAGctacaaccaccaccaccaccactattaCCTACCTCCGGTTATTATGAATTCAAGTTATAAGGCCgaggtatgtgtgtgtgtgtatgtatgtgtaataataatgacggGTCGTTAGTTCAAGCATACATATACTCGAGCGCCTCAAATCTGGTAaaagatagagagagaaaaaagagagagagggagagaCAATCATTTGTCTAGACAGCAgccagatttttttcccttttttttcatccccataaaaaaataacagcATCAAAAGaaacagagaaaaagaagcagcagcagcagccaaTTTACAAGTATCATAAGAACAAGAATATTACACATggaaaatacacacacacagcttCAGTCTAaaaacatatcatcatcagacatACCGGGGCGAACAAAAAGTCATTTCACAAATTGATGGAAATAGAAGAAGAAACATAGGTCGCATGGACAACtataaccaaccaaccaaccaaccaccGCCAACCACCACCAAGGGTATCCgtgtagaatttttttttcgtagagaacaaaaaaaaccatttgtATAGACACATCATTTTTGTGTGCAGTGTAGAAGATTATGAATCCAAGCCgtattcgatttgatttgatttttttgtttttgtttctgttgacGCCCTCTATATGCTATTCATCTAGttttaagaatttttcatttgtttggattctctgaatttatttttctctgtttcctgttgttgttgttgttgttgttggataatACACGAATCAATAACACAATATGTATCGtggatggaaatttttttgttgttgttgttggatcatTTGGGTCAATTTGGgagatgaaataaaataaaaatcaatggtACTTTTGATGGAGATAAATAAGAATACTCTCACATTCATTACCAAAAGAACGGACGTCTAGATCGGAAGTCTAGACGGACAGACGATTACTGCTACCACAATATTGGtagtggtggttgttgttgttgttgtttatttgtattCACGGGTTTGCCTTGGTCATCGATCATGTGTTGTGTTATCATTTTCTGCATGTGCATGCTTTACATGCATGCATGAATGTATATGCATTTAAGAGCCCGCCGTCAGCcaaacaaccagaaaaaaaatccaacagtcagacaaatcaaaaaaaaaagcagtCGACGCGACTAACTGACCTTGTCTTGTCTGCATTAAACCACTATCATtttggaatgatgatgaaaaaaaaatgaaatgaaaaaaaagggaagTAGCAATGAATGACGGTACGGTACTTTTCTTACCACCCATCAAATATGAACGAGATATAgtcgctctctctctctctctgtctctctgtctctctcgctctatctgaaaaaaatgaggatcacacacacacacatacacaaacacaaacaaacaaacattcttCTTGTTGCTAATCATCGAATCAGTCTGTGATCGGTTGTAATTctattcgaatgtttttgtttgtaatgtGCATGTGAAttttgcgtttttttttcatataaattgtatcaacaacattaaaaaaaatatataaaaaaattctattcagCTGTGATGGACGgcattattctttttttttaaataacaagtctagataaaataaaataaaccaaAAGAACACGTTGCAAACAACTAATATATACACCGACaaataagaagaagaaaaaacgttTGAGCACCCTCACGAATATGAGTgaatcgtcgtcgtcgtcgtcttgtgtctgtttgtgtgttttgtttgtttgttgtgtccttcgatgatcaataatatgACAATGTAAAATTCGGTAagtcaatcttttttttttatttattatttattatccgttttcaatcaaacaaacacaaatgtAGAATTTCGACATAAAACTCCCTTagaatgtattttttttcttttgttccatcaccaccaccaccaccatcgtgtatgtgtgtgtgtgtatgtgtgtttgacaAGTTTATTCAACTTTTATTCACTAATTATGGTTAATTGAAtatgacaaagaaaaaaaaatgttttcactTTCTGTCAAGTTTGCAAAACACAAAGCATCAATGAGATTCtggataagaaaaaaaaaaaaaagattcgaaCGTTTTGAATACAACacaattcgaatgaatgatgtgGCCTTTGTGTAAAGACCAACCAGAAATAACCAGATTCTTGTTGTAATAGCTtggattcttgttttttccaccattcattcgtttgttcaccaagaaaaaaaagcaaaaaaacaaaaacgacaaatttttttttcttgtttttcttttccccGAAGCTCTCAAGTGTATTGTGCACATCTATATTCAGACGCCCGATAGGCGACACTACCCGGTTTGATTttcagttttgttttttttttgcgaattattcaattcaatatattcggCAGCAGCAGTGGCGGCGTCGGCAACAGAAGAACAgatttttttactttgagATATAATTATTACATTACATCTActgctcaacaacaacaaccaaatcaAACAGGCCCCCATCATAAAGCAACGAATCgaaccaacatcatcatcatcatcatgaaatgaaatgaaatgaaaaacaaaaacaacaaaaaaaaattttgtgttGTCAAGCCAAAAAcccaagaagaagaaaaagcaGAGTCGtcgccgttgttgttgttgttgttatagtCAACACTTTTACTCCAATAACAagaaccattttttttttaatgatgatgatgatgatttgtataTGTGTCTGGTGTGCTTTATAGTCAaaatgtgtgcgtgtgttttATATAATACTACATCTACATATTCTTCAgccataacaacaacagcagcagcaacaacaacaacaaccaaaacaatctcatcagcaacagcagcagtagcCACCGgataattgtttttattttatttttatttttggcgCTCATCTTGTTTTATcccgataaaaaaaagtgtgtgtgtgtgagagagagaatgagaagaaaaaaaatgtagattctaatcaaaaaaaaaagccacCATTCACATCCATCCATGGACATGCACAtgtaatcaatatatatcattGAATACGgtgatttattttatatttttttttttttttttggatagacttttcttgttgtcgtcgttgttgtttggcgATTATTGTCGTcgtattgattgaatatgaaatgaaaaacaatcatcaataattttttggttctgatgatgattatcgctagattttttttttttttttttgatggctCTGCATTACAGATGATGAGATTGTTGAACGATttttgtgtaaaaaaaacaaataaatgtaatatatataaaatgaaaacaaaaacttgatCTTAAATCGCgaataagaagaaaacaGATTTGATTTactttcatgtttttttttgttgttgttgttgtatgagTTGTGCCAATCCTGTGCAGTAAACATCAATTGAAagacatcatcaacaacaagagaaTAGCAACAGCGATATTTGGtttgctctctctctctctctctctctctcttgttgccatcatcatcatctagttcggttttttttgcatgaaaaaaaaacttctggtatttttttttatatctttCCGTTCGTCCGCCCCCCACCTACTTTCATCCGTTTTGCGTGTGTGCAAACATCGCATCACATCATAAAGTCGATTCGtcgctgttgttgaataCCGATTGcggatagatagatagatatattattctcattaaaaccgatatcatcatcatcacaagaataagaataatttcatttcatagtCTACTATCAGTTTGTTTGGAATTCTTGTCTATCACGCCCACCCAAGACAAGTACATTATCAACTGATAGGAATGTATTATCATTCGGTggtgataaaataaaagcaatataataatccactgaaataatgatgatatatagaTGCGgtattttttacaaaaaaaatatgacgtaaaaaatacattcttgctcaatttatcatcaacagcaagaATCGTAGCTATACtaatattcaaaatgatgatgtcgcTTTTCACAACTTTCGTAAGTATTGAATTGgccattcaaaaaaaaagaacataaAATCTCACGGTCAATGTGTATGGTTCaatagtcgtcgtcgtcatttctttttattctattcCATCCCTTAATCCATTCaaacgacaaacaaacaaacaaacaaacaaatgatgaatgcaacaaattcaaaatagcGCCCActaacaattttttattctttttttctacttcttcttttttatttcccTCAATGGTATTATAGTAATAGATTCTTTAGAGATttgacaaattcaaatgaaataaaaaaaaatagttatGAATATAGAATTACTCGTGGGAATTCgattctatcatcattatcgtcatataaaaagaaaataataaatattcaaacaGAATGCAACAATCTCATgctcaaaaacaacaatttcatcatcatcatcatcatcacaatcacaatcatcattcttcttctattcaaacatcatcatcatcaagtgtATCGGATTCTATTGATTCACAATCAGattgtcaatcatcatcaattgattgtccAGTTGATTTAAGTAAATTGAATACTGTTGAACAACAACGTTCGGTCATCTTtcctccatcatcatcatcatccacatccaCATCTACCACCAATATCAATAAAGTTGATACAAATTCATTAGatactaatcatcatcaatatcagtCGGCAACAACACCGATCGTTATGGATCTAAGTGTGGCcaatgtaaataataataatggcgaaagccaacaacaatcatcaacgacaCCAACAGCAGCATTAGAATCTCATTCTCGtcatataaaaaaagtgTTAAAACATTATCAAGCAGCAgctacattatcattaaatggACCAGATTGGTTTCTTCCAATcgtatcatcatttagtgCTACAACAACCAATGGCAATAGTTCAATGACGGCAtctacatcatcaccatcattacgAGTGATtgaagcatcatcatcatcatcatcgtcttcaGTTGATAATGGAGCTTTGGAGCTTACCAAAACATCAAATTCGACTTTGAATGTTGATAACAAAGTTGGTACTGGAAATGTGTCCACAACTCTCG encodes:
- the aPKC gene encoding protein kinase C iota type isoform X1; the protein is MMMMMHHHQNDNEIRIKAAYNGEIMIIYIQPIITLENLCQEMREICKFDHEQNFTMKWVDEEGDPCVISSQAELEEAIRQYELNKDSEIKIHVFPNVPCPGLPCIGEDKSIYRRGARRWRKLYHVNGHIFQAKRFNRKAFCAFCNDRIWGLGRQGFKCINCKLMVHKKCHKLFRDTCSGLLLETSTNSTAQNQSHSSGSSPSSIDVHHHHHHHHGRSNHHNNNMNGTDITILSKDDIKLRPAHTPGSRRKHQFESSSNQMTPYQPVIRHKDGQDVNVQNQSFGEHSSLATGTISASGGSHQYSLDDFELLRVIGRGSYAKVLMVELKRTKRIYAMKVIKKELVTDDEDIDWVQTEKHVFETASNYPFLVGLHSCFQTQSRLFFVIEFVRGGDLMFHMQQQRRLPEEHARFYASEITLALNFLHERGIIYRDLKLDNVLLDHEGHIKLTDYGMCKEGIRKGDTTGTFCGTPNYIAPEILRGEEYGFEPDWWALGVLLYEMLAGRSPFDIVGATDNPDQNTEDYLFQVILEKTIRIPRSISTKAQSALKGFLNKNPQERLGCHPDDGISDIQTHPFFKSIDWELLEAKQVQPPYKPKLETDRDLKHFDRQFTDEPVRLTPDDLRVIEKIDQSEFEGFEYVNPLLMSMEDTV
- the aPKC gene encoding protein kinase C iota type isoform X2, encoding MMMMMHHHQNDNEIRIKAAYNGEIMIIYIQPIITLENLCQEMREICKFDHEQNFTMKWVDEEGDPCVISSQAELEEAIRQYELNKDSEIKIHESIYRRGARRWRKLYHVNGHIFQAKRFNRKAFCAFCNDRIWGLGRQGFKCINCKLMVHKKCHKLFRDTCSGLLLETSTNSTAQNQSHSSGSSPSSIDVHHHHHHHHGRSNHHNNNMNGTDITILSKDDIKLRPAHTPGSRRKHQFESSSNQMTPYQPVIRHKDGQDVNVQNQSFGEHSSLATGTISASGGSHQYSLDDFELLRVIGRGSYAKVLMVELKRTKRIYAMKVIKKELVTDDEDIDWVQTEKHVFETASNYPFLVGLHSCFQTQSRLFFVIEFVRGGDLMFHMQQQRRLPEEHARFYASEITLALNFLHERGIIYRDLKLDNVLLDHEGHIKLTDYGMCKEGIRKGDTTGTFCGTPNYIAPEILRGEEYGFEPDWWALGVLLYEMLAGRSPFDIVGATDNPDQNTEDYLFQVILEKTIRIPRSISTKAQSALKGFLNKNPQERLGCHPDDGISDIQTHPFFKSIDWELLEAKQVQPPYKPKLETDRDLKHFDRQFTDEPVRLTPDDLRVIEKIDQSEFEGFEYVNPLLMSMEDTV
- the aPKC gene encoding protein kinase C iota type isoform X3, which codes for MFLVLVYHALVKTVKSIYRRGARRWRKLYHVNGHIFQAKRFNRKAFCAFCNDRIWGLGRQGFKCINCKLMVHKKCHKLFRDTCSGLLLETSTNSTAQNQSHSSGSSPSSIDVHHHHHHHHGRSNHHNNNMNGTDITILSKDDIKLRPAHTPGSRRKHQFESSSNQMTPYQPVIRHKDGQDVNVQNQSFGEHSSLATGTISASGGSHQYSLDDFELLRVIGRGSYAKVLMVELKRTKRIYAMKVIKKELVTDDEDIDWVQTEKHVFETASNYPFLVGLHSCFQTQSRLFFVIEFVRGGDLMFHMQQQRRLPEEHARFYASEITLALNFLHERGIIYRDLKLDNVLLDHEGHIKLTDYGMCKEGIRKGDTTGTFCGTPNYIAPEILRGEEYGFEPDWWALGVLLYEMLAGRSPFDIVGATDNPDQNTEDYLFQVILEKTIRIPRSISTKAQSALKGFLNKNPQERLGCHPDDGISDIQTHPFFKSIDWELLEAKQVQPPYKPKLETDRDLKHFDRQFTDEPVRLTPDDLRVIEKIDQSEFEGFEYVNPLLMSMEDTV